A single region of the Polyangiaceae bacterium genome encodes:
- a CDS encoding WD40 repeat domain-containing protein, with translation MRRVPVVLSLLLWACVQPPPPKPPAVVSVAESKPTPPEPPPPCWSTEPRMRTFSGDGDVVAVARESDVVVLESKSWKERSVTPVAGPVEQLQLSLNGEYLLATSSNTARLVDTRAGKVLLERSVREPVPTYAHATFAPNGRWLALATVHSDPDADANEDQVELIELPSLRTLARVKQPESFTPLPRPKFKPRVLPPSKPVGPGNPIGAVPNEAPRWDTDTLETNTRSVQDMSAAPSSERLLVEWSAGAVTVVDTASGSVRAESIAMSSTATLNRYGFSPSGRFIAIPRPSGAVALFDLERGSGKLFYDPLCPGSVGNASFDHAEQRVVLGGWTFSACVVDLEHAKLITLLPPNVPPSGPFEDEGMRTPGPWSKDDTQLVVADLAGQPVLWNLATGIGTPVGVDMHSARQTLVRPKDGSLAFLGELSRPLAELLGQHPDYFPVQDSDGMAMASSPDGEWVLDGLEPPLVLRATRRGAGSRELADAAAGGYEFDPSSRFVFTTDGAFQVWRVRDGARAFGTPPLCRR, from the coding sequence ATGCGGCGCGTGCCCGTCGTGCTCTCGCTCTTGCTCTGGGCCTGTGTTCAGCCCCCACCGCCCAAGCCGCCCGCCGTTGTGTCCGTGGCGGAGAGCAAGCCCACGCCCCCAGAGCCACCGCCGCCATGCTGGAGCACCGAGCCCCGGATGCGCACGTTTTCCGGCGATGGCGACGTTGTCGCCGTAGCCCGCGAGAGCGACGTCGTCGTGCTCGAGTCGAAGTCTTGGAAGGAACGAAGCGTCACTCCCGTTGCCGGCCCCGTCGAGCAACTGCAGCTCTCGCTGAACGGCGAGTATCTGCTCGCCACGTCGTCGAACACCGCTCGCTTGGTCGACACGCGAGCCGGCAAGGTCCTGCTCGAGCGCTCGGTAAGGGAGCCGGTCCCGACCTATGCCCACGCGACCTTCGCCCCCAACGGCCGCTGGCTCGCGTTGGCTACGGTGCACAGTGATCCCGACGCCGACGCGAACGAGGACCAAGTGGAGCTCATCGAGCTGCCGTCCCTTCGAACGCTGGCGCGCGTGAAGCAGCCCGAGAGCTTCACGCCGCTCCCCCGCCCCAAGTTCAAGCCCCGCGTCTTGCCGCCGTCCAAACCCGTGGGGCCCGGCAATCCCATCGGCGCCGTACCCAACGAAGCGCCGCGCTGGGACACCGACACCCTCGAGACCAACACGCGATCGGTTCAAGACATGAGCGCGGCGCCCAGCTCCGAGCGTCTGCTCGTGGAGTGGAGCGCTGGCGCGGTGACCGTGGTCGACACAGCTTCCGGGAGCGTGCGCGCCGAGAGCATTGCCATGAGCTCCACGGCAACCCTGAATCGCTACGGATTCTCCCCGAGCGGTCGCTTCATCGCCATCCCGCGCCCGTCCGGCGCCGTTGCGCTCTTCGACCTGGAGCGAGGTTCGGGGAAGCTGTTCTACGATCCGCTGTGCCCGGGCTCGGTGGGCAACGCGAGTTTCGATCACGCCGAGCAGCGCGTGGTGCTCGGCGGCTGGACCTTCAGCGCGTGCGTCGTGGATCTCGAGCACGCCAAGTTGATCACGCTGCTTCCCCCCAACGTCCCTCCGAGTGGCCCCTTCGAAGACGAGGGCATGCGCACCCCTGGCCCCTGGAGCAAGGACGACACTCAGCTGGTGGTGGCAGATCTCGCAGGACAGCCGGTGCTCTGGAACCTCGCAACCGGCATCGGAACACCCGTCGGTGTCGACATGCACAGCGCGCGACAAACGCTGGTGCGTCCGAAGGACGGAAGCCTCGCCTTTCTGGGAGAGCTCAGCCGTCCGCTGGCCGAGCTCCTGGGTCAGCACCCCGACTACTTCCCGGTCCAGGATTCCGACGGCATGGCGATGGCATCGAGCCCCGACGGTGAGTGGGTGCTCGACGGCCTCGAGCCGCCGTTGGTACTGCGCGCCACGCGCCGCGGTGCCGGCTCCCGCGAGCTCGCCGACGCGGCGGCGGGAGGCTACGAGTTCGATCCGAGCTCGCGCTTCGTGTTCACCACGGATGGCGCGTTTCAGGTGTGGCGCGTTCGAGATGGCGCGCGCGCGTTTGGCACGCCGCCGCTGTGCCGCCGATAA
- a CDS encoding VOC family protein, translating into MAQGNGAHHGIDYIELTVTDMSRAKAFYTRAFGWSITDYGPAYAGFVDHARGEREAGGLRLDDGVTPGGPLVLLYSEDLEASEKAVRAAGGTIDKPIFDFPGGRRFELSDPFGNRLGVWGA; encoded by the coding sequence ATGGCTCAAGGCAACGGCGCGCACCACGGCATCGACTACATCGAGCTCACCGTGACGGACATGTCCCGAGCGAAGGCGTTCTACACGCGGGCCTTCGGTTGGAGCATCACGGACTACGGCCCCGCCTACGCGGGCTTCGTGGATCACGCCCGCGGCGAGCGCGAAGCCGGCGGGCTACGGCTGGACGACGGCGTCACGCCGGGCGGGCCACTGGTGCTCTTGTACTCCGAGGATCTGGAGGCGAGCGAGAAGGCGGTCCGCGCGGCGGGCGGCACCATCGACAAGCCCATCTTCGACTTCCCGGGTGGTCGCCGCTTCGAGCTCAGCGATCCGTTCGGCAATCGTCTCGGCGTGTGGGGAGCGTGA
- a CDS encoding zinc ribbon domain-containing protein produces the protein MTYEYVCTACQHQWEAEQSISADPLTECPQCKQSTAKRQISGGQGFILKGGGWYADGYGSKKSGSGETKSTTATAPAKTEKTEPAKPDKPKTEAKKDGTQAA, from the coding sequence ATGACCTACGAGTACGTGTGCACGGCCTGCCAGCATCAATGGGAAGCGGAACAGTCGATCAGCGCCGACCCGCTCACCGAATGTCCCCAATGCAAGCAGAGCACCGCGAAGCGTCAGATTTCCGGTGGCCAGGGCTTCATTCTCAAGGGTGGCGGCTGGTACGCCGACGGCTACGGGTCCAAGAAGTCGGGGTCTGGAGAGACGAAGTCCACGACCGCCACTGCTCCCGCGAAGACGGAAAAGACCGAGCCCGCCAAGCCCGACAAGCCGAAGACCGAGGCCAAGAAGGACGGCACCCAAGCCGCCTGA
- a CDS encoding lamin tail domain-containing protein: protein MTNARWTRVWGPTFMAALAAGCAGSAEEPVAHQKQALSSGLVIAEVYGGGSNSGATYDHDFIVLFNRGNTAQSLNGLSLQYASNTGNFGSNDFALPDVSVPAGSYFLVQLSGGSTGSPLPTPDATGGINMSGSNGKVALVPTASVLSGCGSSSSLCDLSNVIDFVGYGNATQAETAATGALSATTSAQRKDGGCVETDDNSADFVVALPAPKNSASATKSCAAITPDSGADSGDAAVSLDGGATDGGGFDAGGFDAGGFDAGGFDAGGFDAGGFDAGGFDAGGFDAGGFDAGGFDAGGFDAGGFDAGGFDAGGFDAGGFDAGSAGASSRGAAGAAGAAGSGGVAGAAGSGGVAGAAGSGGVAGAAGSGGVAGAAGSGGVAGAAGSGGVAGAGGTGATGGTGATGGTGATGGTGATGGTGATGGTGATGGTGATGGTGATGGTGATGGTGGIITDGGTADGGVKSLTVDDDGGCGCRTAPARSPSYGALALAGLALVLGRRRRRR from the coding sequence ATGACGAACGCACGTTGGACTCGTGTATGGGGACCCACCTTCATGGCGGCTCTCGCTGCGGGCTGCGCCGGCAGCGCGGAAGAGCCGGTGGCCCATCAGAAACAGGCCCTGAGCAGTGGGCTCGTAATCGCAGAGGTCTACGGCGGCGGCAGCAATAGCGGGGCCACCTACGATCACGACTTCATTGTGTTGTTCAACCGCGGAAACACCGCCCAGTCCCTGAACGGCCTGTCGCTGCAGTACGCGAGCAACACCGGCAACTTCGGCAGCAACGATTTCGCGCTGCCGGACGTGAGCGTGCCCGCCGGAAGCTACTTCCTGGTGCAGCTGTCCGGCGGGAGCACGGGGAGCCCGCTGCCCACCCCGGACGCTACGGGTGGCATCAACATGTCCGGCAGCAACGGCAAGGTGGCCCTCGTGCCCACGGCCAGCGTTCTCAGCGGCTGCGGCAGCAGCTCATCGCTCTGCGATCTCTCGAACGTGATCGACTTCGTCGGCTACGGCAACGCGACCCAAGCGGAGACGGCCGCAACCGGCGCACTGTCGGCGACGACGTCGGCTCAGCGCAAGGATGGCGGCTGCGTCGAGACGGACGACAACTCCGCGGACTTCGTCGTCGCGTTGCCAGCTCCGAAGAACAGCGCGTCGGCTACCAAGAGCTGTGCGGCCATCACGCCGGACAGCGGGGCAGACTCGGGAGACGCAGCCGTCTCTCTCGATGGCGGGGCTACGGACGGCGGCGGCTTCGACGCTGGCGGCTTCGACGCTGGCGGCTTCGACGCTGGCGGCTTCGACGCTGGCGGCTTCGACGCTGGCGGCTTCGACGCTGGCGGCTTCGACGCTGGCGGCTTCGACGCTGGCGGCTTCGACGCTGGCGGCTTCGACGCTGGCGGCTTCGACGCTGGCGGCTTCGACGCTGGCGGCTTCGACGCTGGCGGCTTCGACGCGGGCGGCTTCGACGCTGGTTCGGCCGGCGCGAGCAGCAGGGGGGCTGCGGGTGCGGCCGGCGCCGCGGGCAGCGGTGGCGTCGCGGGAGCCGCGGGCAGCGGTGGCGTCGCGGGAGCCGCGGGCAGCGGTGGCGTCGCGGGAGCCGCGGGCAGCGGTGGCGTCGCGGGAGCCGCGGGCAGCGGTGGCGTCGCGGGAGCCGCGGGCAGCGGTGGCGTCGCGGGAGCCGGCGGCACGGGCGCGACCGGCGGCACGGGCGCAACTGGCGGCACGGGCGCAACTGGCGGCACGGGCGCAACTGGCGGCACAGGCGCGACCGGCGGCACAGGCGCGACCGGCGGCACGGGCGCAACTGGCGGCACGGGCGCAACTGGCGGCACGGGCGCAACTGGCGGCACGGGCGGCATCATCACCGATGGCGGCACTGCCGACGGTGGCGTCAAGTCGCTCACCGTGGACGACGATGGCGGCTGCGGCTGCCGCACGGCCCCTGCGCGAAGCCCGAGCTACGGAGCCCTCGCGTTGGCCGGCCTCGCGCTGGTGCTCGGTCGACGCCGTCGCCGACGCTAG
- the smc gene encoding chromosome segregation protein SMC, whose amino-acid sequence MHIKKLEIAGFKSFVDRTAIHFDHDVIGIVGPNGCGKSNIVDAIRWCMGEQSAKHLRGKSMEDVIFNGSESRGPAGLAEVTLTFDNSDPTYAELLPPEYRDYPEISVTRRLFRDGTSEYLINKTQMRLRDVTELFLGTGVGTKAYSIVEQGRIGQIVSSRPEDRRLFIEEAAGVTKYKQRKKQAERKMELTRQNLLRITDIVSEIDRTRASLKRQVAKAERYIAYRAELEDLFLHDASHKYLELTVVERVEHDAFSASKEGVEASRARLSEGETQLEAARSEATSIETRADETAKAAFEADNEVSGLSAEIERSRDRLHHLEERLTAARSELDEIQRRLAEHAGEKSELESRIESLSADENAREADAAQEDASLADLRAEEARALDEVQRLRQLVAETGAQVAAVSARLDAQVQRLAEAFTRRDRLSTERDQMSGEIENLEARKHALERSVAELAEGKRLTAQEREELEREMTGLGARQLDSERAVDAAKNELGLKKNRLRALEELHRRLEGVGAGVRALLGKNDASVVGMIADRIEAPEELTAAFAGLLGDRLQTVVVKDLDRGVELLNELRKSERGRASVVAQRPPYVAGSVHGVAARDAAVLGVLSDRLFYAPEDELLVRALVGDALLAQSPEDALAVAARHPGTTVVSLDGTVVRPDGVMSGGSGDDVASAMVEQKREMRTLAEDVAQLEESCGRLVTDHNALRARITELGTSLDRAREGAHEGALAHMNAEKDLSSTQDEIGRTRNRIAQLDSEIAEVVRTIEGATSAEAECQNQRDELESQLEHARHALTKAEALAMSWNDRVAGQAALVTERKVRLAQVREQMDAARGALERVETSIRDLNQRAERLDQEMTEAASGAGETAARIMLAVEARKDASERARTAHVELDEARGLLEQVRFALGTREAELKSLRDELSAHDEAMRKAEMALQRIELEREHLLANVRDRFRGLDLRRVVGDYHARPMPDDEQRRRIDELIQLIDRMGPVNLDAQAEYADAEQRFQALAAQKIDIERALEDLDRAIKHMNRESRRRFKETFDAINELFKKSFTRNFRGGRAELQLTEHEDLLSAGVDIIAQPPGKKLGNIELMSGGEKALTAVSLIFAIFQYKPSPFCVLDEVDAPLDEANVARYNEAIRSMTENSQFILITHIRKTMQSVDVLYGVTMGEPGVSRLVSVKVNEDAVQRSDARAHNAIGSTPPPASEDATQVA is encoded by the coding sequence ATGCACATCAAGAAGCTGGAGATCGCGGGATTCAAGTCCTTCGTCGACCGTACCGCGATCCACTTCGACCACGACGTCATCGGCATCGTGGGACCCAACGGCTGCGGCAAGTCCAACATCGTGGACGCCATCCGTTGGTGCATGGGTGAGCAGAGCGCGAAGCACCTCCGCGGCAAGTCCATGGAGGACGTGATCTTCAACGGCTCCGAGAGCCGCGGCCCCGCAGGCCTGGCGGAGGTGACCCTCACCTTCGACAACTCCGACCCGACGTACGCGGAGCTGTTGCCTCCGGAGTATCGCGACTATCCAGAGATCAGCGTCACGCGCCGACTGTTTCGCGATGGCACCAGTGAGTACCTGATCAACAAGACGCAGATGCGTCTGCGCGACGTGACGGAGCTGTTCCTCGGCACCGGCGTCGGCACCAAGGCGTACTCGATCGTGGAGCAGGGCCGAATCGGACAGATCGTCAGCTCCCGTCCGGAAGACCGCCGCCTGTTCATCGAAGAGGCCGCCGGCGTCACCAAGTACAAGCAGCGCAAGAAGCAAGCCGAGCGCAAGATGGAGCTGACGCGGCAGAACCTGCTGCGCATCACCGACATCGTCAGCGAGATCGATCGCACGCGCGCCTCGCTCAAGCGCCAGGTGGCCAAGGCCGAGCGCTACATCGCCTATCGCGCCGAGCTCGAAGATCTGTTCCTGCACGACGCCTCCCACAAGTACCTCGAGCTCACCGTCGTGGAGCGCGTGGAGCACGATGCCTTCAGCGCTTCCAAGGAGGGCGTGGAGGCCTCGCGGGCGCGGCTTTCCGAGGGAGAAACCCAGCTGGAAGCGGCCCGCAGCGAGGCCACCAGCATCGAAACGCGCGCCGACGAAACCGCCAAGGCGGCGTTCGAAGCCGACAACGAGGTCAGCGGTCTCAGCGCGGAGATCGAGCGCTCCCGGGATCGCCTGCACCACCTGGAAGAACGCCTCACCGCAGCGCGCTCCGAGCTCGACGAGATCCAACGTCGCCTCGCGGAGCATGCCGGCGAGAAGAGCGAGCTCGAGTCTCGCATCGAGTCGCTGTCGGCGGACGAGAACGCGCGCGAGGCGGACGCTGCTCAAGAAGACGCTTCGCTAGCCGATCTGCGCGCGGAAGAAGCGCGCGCCCTGGACGAAGTGCAGCGCCTGCGCCAGCTGGTGGCGGAGACCGGCGCCCAGGTCGCGGCCGTCAGCGCGCGGCTCGACGCCCAGGTGCAACGCCTGGCAGAAGCTTTCACGCGGCGGGATCGCCTCAGCACCGAGCGCGATCAGATGTCCGGCGAGATCGAGAACCTGGAAGCGCGCAAGCACGCCCTCGAGCGCAGCGTCGCGGAGCTCGCAGAAGGCAAGCGCCTCACGGCGCAAGAGCGCGAAGAGCTGGAGCGCGAGATGACGGGCCTGGGTGCGCGTCAGCTCGACAGCGAGCGCGCGGTGGACGCCGCCAAGAACGAGCTCGGACTGAAGAAGAACCGGCTGCGTGCCCTGGAAGAGCTGCACCGCCGCCTGGAGGGCGTGGGTGCCGGCGTCCGCGCCCTGCTCGGCAAGAACGACGCCTCCGTGGTGGGCATGATCGCCGATCGCATCGAGGCGCCAGAGGAGCTCACCGCGGCCTTCGCCGGGCTGCTCGGGGATCGGCTGCAGACGGTGGTGGTCAAGGATCTCGACCGCGGCGTGGAGCTCTTGAACGAGCTGCGCAAGAGCGAGCGCGGGCGCGCCAGCGTCGTGGCCCAACGCCCGCCCTATGTCGCGGGCTCGGTGCACGGAGTGGCGGCGCGCGACGCGGCCGTGCTCGGCGTGCTGTCGGACCGGCTGTTCTACGCGCCGGAGGACGAGCTCTTGGTGCGCGCCTTGGTGGGCGACGCACTCCTCGCCCAATCGCCGGAAGACGCCCTGGCGGTGGCCGCGCGCCACCCGGGCACGACGGTGGTGTCGCTGGACGGCACGGTGGTGCGTCCGGACGGCGTCATGAGCGGCGGTAGCGGGGACGACGTGGCGTCGGCCATGGTCGAGCAGAAGCGCGAGATGCGCACCCTGGCCGAGGACGTGGCCCAGCTGGAAGAGAGCTGCGGCCGTCTGGTCACGGACCACAACGCCCTGCGCGCGCGCATCACGGAGCTCGGCACGTCGCTCGATCGCGCGCGTGAAGGTGCCCACGAGGGTGCCCTCGCCCACATGAACGCGGAAAAGGACCTATCTTCCACGCAGGACGAGATCGGTCGCACGCGAAACCGCATCGCACAGTTGGATTCCGAGATCGCCGAGGTCGTGCGCACCATCGAGGGCGCCACCAGCGCGGAAGCCGAGTGCCAGAACCAGCGAGATGAGCTGGAGAGCCAGCTCGAGCACGCGCGCCACGCCCTCACCAAGGCGGAAGCGCTGGCCATGAGCTGGAACGACCGCGTGGCGGGACAGGCGGCGTTGGTCACCGAGCGCAAGGTGCGGCTGGCCCAGGTGCGCGAGCAGATGGACGCCGCCCGCGGCGCCTTGGAGCGCGTGGAAACCTCCATTCGGGATCTGAACCAGCGCGCCGAGCGCCTGGATCAAGAGATGACGGAGGCCGCCAGTGGAGCCGGCGAAACCGCCGCGCGCATCATGCTGGCAGTGGAAGCACGCAAGGATGCCAGCGAGCGTGCGCGGACGGCCCACGTGGAGCTGGACGAAGCTCGCGGACTGCTGGAGCAGGTGCGCTTCGCCCTTGGCACCCGCGAAGCCGAGCTCAAGTCGCTCCGGGACGAGCTGTCGGCCCACGACGAAGCCATGCGCAAGGCCGAGATGGCTCTGCAGCGCATCGAGCTCGAGCGCGAGCACCTCTTGGCCAACGTGCGGGATCGTTTCCGCGGCTTGGATCTACGCCGCGTGGTGGGCGACTACCACGCCCGACCCATGCCGGACGACGAGCAGCGCCGCCGCATCGACGAGCTGATCCAGCTCATCGACCGCATGGGTCCCGTGAATCTCGACGCCCAGGCGGAATACGCCGATGCGGAGCAGCGCTTCCAAGCCCTCGCCGCGCAGAAGATCGACATCGAGCGGGCGCTGGAAGACCTGGACCGCGCCATCAAGCACATGAACCGCGAGTCGCGGCGTCGCTTCAAGGAAACCTTCGACGCCATCAACGAGCTGTTCAAGAAGTCCTTCACCCGGAACTTCCGCGGTGGCCGCGCGGAGCTGCAGCTCACGGAGCACGAGGATCTGCTGTCCGCGGGCGTGGACATCATCGCGCAGCCCCCCGGCAAGAAGCTCGGCAACATCGAGCTCATGAGCGGCGGCGAAAAGGCGCTCACGGCGGTGTCGCTGATCTTCGCCATCTTCCAGTACAAGCCCTCCCCCTTCTGCGTGCTGGACGAGGTCGACGCGCCGTTGGATGAGGCCAATGTGGCTCGTTACAACGAGGCCATCCGCAGCATGACGGAGAACTCGCAGTTCATCCTCATCACGCACATCCGCAAGACGATGCAGTCGGTGGACGTGCTCTACGGCGTGACGATGGGCGAGCCGGGTGTCTCCCGCCTGGTGAGCGTCAAGGTGAACGAGGACGCCGTGCAGCGCAGCGACGCCCGCGCCCACAACGCCATCGGCAGCACGCCGCCGCCGGCCAGCGAAGACGCGACGCAGGTGGCGTGA
- a CDS encoding error-prone DNA polymerase — MVASVFAELCARSNFSFLRGASHPEELVVRAQELGHSAIAICDRMGLYGSARAHAEAKECGQRVIVGAELVLEPREAVAPRRVSKSLASEVRLAQLAEAPTVLLLVRDSTGYENLCALLTRAHAERPKGEGALDLAWLAEQNAGLTVVVPAPRDPAGPGAPSEAELGTLRDALSDRVVLAAYRHLDAQDAARLSTVERWSERYGLDVVASGRPLFHQKSRKPVADVVHCIREGITLDRAGTALRANAEAFLRSELEMQKLFREHLPWVERAGEVAEELTFSLDQLRYQFPCALEPGETADEKLRRLSQEGARRRYPGGVPSGVAAQIEKELALIAKLGVAPYFLSTWEIVEIARARRILCQGRGSAANSAVCFVLGITAVDPARSSLLFERFMSAERSEPPDIDIDFEHERREEVIQELYARHGRDRAAMVSEVICYRGKSALREVGKVFGLSLEQIDRLSGTITHWDTAELADQRLAEMGFDVGDDRIRKVVMLARAIQGFPRHLSIHVGGFVLSARPLSEVAPVEPARMPDRTVVPWDKDDLENLGFFKVDVLGLGMLTAIRKCLKSIHEDGGLSGAEEHFDPLEVITRIPAEDPAVYDLACRADTVGVFQIESRAQMAMLPRLRPRVFYDLVVEVALVRPGPIQGGMVHPYLRRRKGEEKIDTPHPDLWPILERTLGVPLFQEQVMQISIVGAGYTGGQADQLRRDMAAWKKSGKLLRHKDRLLSGFANKGIPRQFGEALFEQIKGFGDYGFPESHAASFALLVYASCWQKAHYPAHFACAVVNSQPMGFYSPSTIFQDAQRHGVEVRDVSVSASDWDCTLEPGGEGIESTAPGARRSIRLGFRLVKGFRQASAERLMAARAEQPFTDLGDLVRRVGLRPDEVELLAEAGALEPLVRGRRAAVWKARAPRTGGLFETLEVREPTVNLPPLRPAEQLLFDYGRKGLSVDDHPMRHLRGRLAKRGVATTASLVGVPQGRVVEVAGLVICRQQPGTASGVVFITLEDETGFANLVLWNRVYERLRLVARHSTLLLAKGRVEREPNVPPGPRPEGSEQTPVIHVIVDDLERLDVPGRDVASRSRDFH, encoded by the coding sequence GTGGTCGCTTCCGTGTTCGCCGAGCTCTGCGCCCGCTCCAATTTCTCGTTCCTTCGGGGTGCGTCCCATCCGGAGGAGCTGGTGGTGCGCGCTCAGGAGCTCGGCCACTCGGCGATCGCGATCTGCGATCGCATGGGGCTCTATGGCTCCGCGCGAGCGCACGCCGAGGCCAAGGAGTGCGGGCAGCGGGTGATCGTCGGTGCCGAGCTGGTGCTCGAGCCGCGGGAGGCCGTGGCGCCGCGCCGCGTTTCCAAGAGTCTGGCCAGTGAGGTGCGCCTCGCGCAGCTCGCCGAGGCGCCCACGGTGTTGCTGCTGGTGCGCGACAGCACGGGTTACGAGAACTTGTGCGCGCTGCTCACCCGCGCCCACGCGGAGCGGCCCAAGGGTGAGGGCGCGCTCGATCTCGCGTGGCTCGCGGAGCAGAACGCGGGGCTCACCGTCGTGGTGCCCGCGCCGCGGGATCCTGCCGGCCCGGGCGCGCCGTCCGAGGCGGAGCTCGGGACCCTCCGGGACGCGCTCTCGGATCGCGTCGTGCTCGCGGCGTACCGACATCTAGATGCCCAGGATGCGGCACGGCTTTCGACAGTGGAGCGTTGGTCCGAGCGATACGGCCTCGACGTGGTGGCCAGCGGGCGGCCGCTCTTTCATCAGAAGTCGCGAAAGCCGGTGGCGGACGTGGTGCACTGCATTCGCGAGGGCATCACGCTCGATCGCGCGGGAACAGCGCTCCGGGCCAATGCCGAGGCGTTCCTGCGCTCGGAGCTCGAGATGCAGAAGCTGTTTCGCGAGCACCTGCCCTGGGTGGAGCGCGCCGGCGAGGTGGCCGAAGAGCTCACGTTCTCGCTGGATCAGCTGCGGTATCAGTTTCCTTGTGCTCTCGAGCCGGGAGAGACCGCGGACGAGAAGCTCCGGCGCCTGAGCCAGGAGGGCGCGCGGCGGCGTTATCCGGGCGGCGTGCCCAGCGGAGTGGCGGCGCAGATCGAAAAGGAGCTCGCGCTCATCGCAAAGCTCGGCGTCGCGCCCTACTTCCTGTCCACCTGGGAGATCGTGGAGATCGCGCGGGCCCGACGCATTCTGTGTCAGGGGCGCGGCAGCGCTGCGAACAGCGCCGTGTGCTTCGTGCTGGGCATCACGGCGGTGGATCCCGCGCGCTCCAGCCTGCTCTTCGAGCGCTTCATGAGCGCGGAGCGCAGCGAGCCACCGGACATCGACATCGATTTCGAGCACGAGCGGCGAGAGGAAGTGATTCAGGAGCTCTACGCCCGCCACGGTCGGGATCGCGCGGCGATGGTCAGCGAGGTGATCTGCTATCGTGGCAAGAGCGCCCTTCGAGAAGTCGGCAAGGTGTTCGGCCTGTCCTTGGAGCAGATCGATCGACTGAGTGGCACCATCACGCACTGGGACACGGCGGAGCTCGCGGATCAGCGCCTGGCGGAGATGGGCTTCGACGTGGGGGACGACCGCATTCGGAAGGTGGTGATGCTGGCGCGGGCCATTCAGGGTTTTCCGCGGCACCTGTCCATTCACGTCGGGGGCTTCGTGCTCAGCGCGCGGCCGCTGTCGGAAGTGGCGCCGGTGGAGCCCGCCCGCATGCCGGATCGCACGGTGGTGCCCTGGGACAAGGACGACCTGGAAAACCTCGGCTTCTTCAAGGTGGACGTGCTCGGCCTGGGGATGCTCACCGCCATTAGAAAGTGCCTGAAGAGCATTCATGAAGATGGGGGTTTGTCCGGCGCGGAAGAGCACTTCGATCCGCTGGAAGTCATCACTCGCATCCCGGCGGAGGATCCGGCCGTGTACGATCTTGCGTGTCGCGCCGATACCGTCGGCGTGTTCCAGATCGAGAGTCGGGCGCAGATGGCGATGCTGCCGCGGCTTCGCCCGCGGGTCTTCTACGACTTGGTGGTGGAGGTGGCGCTGGTGCGTCCGGGGCCCATTCAGGGCGGCATGGTGCATCCGTACCTTCGGCGGCGGAAGGGTGAAGAGAAGATCGATACGCCGCATCCGGATCTGTGGCCCATCTTGGAGCGCACCCTCGGCGTGCCGCTGTTCCAGGAGCAGGTGATGCAGATCTCCATCGTGGGCGCGGGTTACACGGGAGGGCAGGCGGATCAGCTCCGGCGGGACATGGCCGCGTGGAAGAAGAGCGGCAAGCTCCTGCGCCACAAGGATCGCCTGCTTTCAGGCTTCGCGAACAAGGGCATCCCCCGGCAGTTCGGCGAAGCGCTGTTCGAGCAGATCAAGGGCTTCGGCGATTACGGCTTCCCGGAGAGCCACGCCGCCAGCTTCGCGCTCTTGGTGTACGCGTCGTGCTGGCAGAAAGCGCACTACCCGGCGCACTTCGCCTGTGCCGTCGTGAACTCGCAGCCCATGGGCTTTTATTCGCCCAGCACCATCTTTCAAGATGCCCAGCGCCACGGCGTGGAGGTGCGGGACGTGAGCGTCAGCGCGAGCGACTGGGACTGCACTTTGGAGCCGGGGGGCGAGGGCATCGAGAGCACGGCGCCGGGTGCGCGGCGCTCCATTCGCCTCGGCTTTCGGCTGGTGAAGGGCTTTCGTCAGGCGAGCGCCGAGCGGCTGATGGCGGCCCGCGCGGAGCAGCCGTTCACGGACTTGGGAGACTTGGTGCGGCGGGTGGGCTTGCGCCCGGACGAGGTGGAGCTGCTGGCCGAGGCGGGCGCTCTGGAGCCATTGGTCCGCGGTCGGCGAGCGGCGGTGTGGAAAGCTCGGGCGCCGCGCACCGGCGGCTTGTTCGAGACGTTGGAGGTGCGCGAGCCGACGGTAAACCTCCCGCCGCTGCGGCCCGCGGAGCAGCTGCTCTTCGACTACGGCCGCAAGGGGCTCAGCGTGGACGACCACCCGATGCGGCACCTGAGAGGGCGCTTGGCGAAGCGCGGCGTGGCCACGACGGCGTCCCTCGTCGGCGTGCCCCAGGGGCGCGTGGTGGAAGTGGCGGGGCTCGTCATCTGCCGGCAGCAGCCCGGGACGGCCAGTGGCGTGGTGTTCATCACCTTGGAGGACGAGACGGGCTTCGCGAACTTGGTGCTGTGGAATCGCGTGTACGAACGTCTGCGACTGGTGGCGCGGCACTCCACGCTGCTCTTGGCCAAGGGGCGCGTGGAGCGGGAGCCGAACGTGCCGCCGGGGCCGCGGCCGGAAGGCTCGGAGCAAACGCCGGTGATCCACGTGATCGTCGACGATCTCGAGCGACTGGACGTCCCGGGGCGCGACGTCGCCAGTCGATCACGGGATTTTCACTGA